The stretch of DNA GATGCAGGCGGGGCAGCCCGGTACGAACCATGGAGCCATAGAGACATGAACGAGTTAGTCACTGTACTTCCTCCACTGTCGGCCGGAGGAGCCCAATGGATAAGGGCTTTCGAGAAGCTGACGGCACAAGACCGCCTGGCAATGGGAGACATCCGAGCCATCATCTTACGACTGGATGGGAAAGTGAAGGTTCGAACTATCGACCAGAAGGCTAAATGCGAGGGGGATGACGACAGAGAAccgttcaacaatgccagaggaaGATATTGGGATGCCATAAGAGACATCTACCCACAAGAGCAGAGCTTGGCAGCCCTGGAAAGCTTGGAAATGGAGCCTGGAGAGAAGATGCACGCATTTCTCAGAAGAGCTGAGGATGTGTGGTTGGAAGGAACTGGAGAACGCCACGATGTCACTAAAGGCCAATTATTGTTTTGGAAGTCTGCAGTAGTAAGAGCACTCCCGAAAGCCGTCCGAGACGAACTCGAGGACGTGGTGGGTCTGACCTACAAACCTGTGGCTGAATGGACAAACTACCTTATACATTACCAAAAGAAGCATGATAAAGCTGAAAAAGAACTATGTCTGAAAGACAGTGACATGAACAGACAGCTCCTGAGGGGTCGGGTCGCAGATAGACACGACATGGCCAATGAGAAGAAGAAAGCTACCAAGACACAAATGATAGTGGAAGAACCTCTGTTTGAGCAAATGGCAGTGGAAGTGCGACCAAAACCCCCACAACCTCAATACCCTCTTCCCCAACCACAACACCCTCCCCCACAACCTCAATACCCTCTTCCCCAACCACAACACCCTCTTCCACAACCTCAATACCCTCTTCCTCAACCACAATACCCCCTTCCCCAAATACCCCCACAACCTCAATACCCTCTTCCTCAACCACAATACCCCCTTCCCCAAATACCCCCTCAACCACAATACCCTCGTCCCcaacaaccccaaccccaatacCCCCAACCCCAATATCAGTATCCATCGGCGTTTCCACAAAATGCCCCTCAATATGCCTACCCTACAGGCGGCGGACGAGGAGGCCAGCGAGGAGCGTGCTACACATGTGGAGAGACGACACACTTCGCCAGGGAATGCCCTCAAGGCCAGAACAAACGAGGAAGAGGTGGCTacaacaagagaggaggaggtagaggccaAATAACTCTGAACCTACAGGTACCACAGCCGCAACAAACTCAGCAACCAGCGGGTCTGCCTCTGCTTCAGCCACCGAATGCGACACAGATGCCGGTCGCGACATGGACCCTGGACCAGTGGGATGGCGACCAATGAGGAGGCCCAGAGGATCCGACTGCAGGTGACATCCAAGCCAGTAAAGTACCAATGGTCACCTGCATGATTGATGGAGAAAAAGTGGAGTTGATGGTGGACACAGGTGCGGCAGTGTCATGCCTGAACAATCTAAAAGGGACAACCCCACTCTCTTCTAAAACCATCAGAACAGTTGGATACTCGGGACAAAGCGAAGAACAGCGGTACACCCAGCCACTAATCACCACAGTCGgctcacaaacactgacacattcATTTCTGCATGCCCCCAAATGCCCCATGAACCTGATGGGGAGAGACCTGCTGCTGAAAATAGGAGTTACCATCACCTGCTCCACAAAAGGATTGGCGTTGTATATGCCAGGAGtagaaacatcaaaaacaatcAGTGATGGCCAGAGGATACTGTTCATGGGCACTAACACAAAGACACCAGTAGGAATGACAGAAATGACGCAAATATACTGGACAAGACTGTCTCCGCCAGGAGAAACGAAAGGAGCGCTCAAAACCTATATGGACTGGAAGGCATGGATCAATGAACTACATCCATACGGACCGCCCCCGGACCCCCCACATTGCACATACAACTATCTACGGGCACCAGACGAAGTATATCAGGAGGCgtggcagacacacaaagagggaaaaacagagacaatCAGATCAAGAGACATATATGTGGGAAAAGAAGGAGTCGCAGCATATTGTGAACTAACACCTGACCAGATGGCATGGTACACACTGACCACTGAATCTGTGCCCCACATCACCCTATCAGttgcagcaggaggagaagcaagGTGTCTCGGTCCAATGGTGAAAAAAGCACTGACGATGACATGGCTGCCCACAACAGCACCAAAATTGCATGTGAACGCCGCAGGAGACATGTGGAGAATTTCTGACACACAAGACAACGAAGGAGATATGGAAGAAGTGGAGCTGGAAAGGGACCATGGACGGGAACACACAAATCACCCAAACACGGACCACTATCTAAAAGATGTCCCAGACAAGTTGTGGACAACAGGACCATATGATGTAGGGAGGGTGACCAGCGAGATTGGGATGACACTGAAGAATCCATCTGACACACCAATCTGGCGTCCCCAATATAAACTCAAAGAAGAACAGATAGAAGGGATTGGCGAGACCATTGCCGGGTTGCTAGCAGCTGGAGTGATACGGCCGTCAAACTCTCAATGGAACACACCAATACTGCCAGTACCAAAAGCAGGAGGAAAAGGATGGAGAATGGTGCATGATCTCCGCCCAATCAACGATGTAACAAACACGCGACTGTTGGTCGTACCAGATCCCTATGTCTCGCTCATGAATTTGTCGCCAGAACAAACCCACTTCTCAGTCATAGATCTGGCGAACGCTTTCTTCTGCATCCCGCTGCGTCAAGAAGTACAGGACTGGTTTGCATTCACATACAATGGACGGCGATACACCTACAACCGCATGCCACAAGGATACAAGGACTCCCCGGGAATCTTTAACTTAGTGCTGCGCGATGACCTGTCAGACATTACCCTGCCACAAGGGACAGTAATTATCCAATATGTGGATGATTTATTACTAGCAGCGACCTCGGCTGAGCAGTGCCTCGAAGCAACCCGAACATTGCTGACAGTGCTGGCGGAAAAAGGATATAaggtgaagaaagaaaaaactcagATTGCCAGACGAACAGTCACGTATTTGGGCAGATTGATCTCAGCCAACAGCATGACACTAACAGGCTCACAAAAGGAGTCCATTTTGAACCATGGGAAACCAACAATTGTCAAACACATGCTGGCATTTCTGGGATTGACCGGATACAGCCGAAACCACATCCCTGACTACGTGTCGCTAACCCAACCACTAAGGGACATACTCAACACCGCCGGAATCAGGGAACACCAACAAGTACTCGTCTGGACACCAGAGGCCGAGCAAGCATTTATCCGCACCAAACAAGCACTGGGACAGGCCGAACACCTCTGTCCCCCGGACTACACAAAACCATTTCATCTGGATGTCTCTGAAACAGGTGGTACTGTTACGGCAGTTCTGTttcagagaaaggagggagaaagaagagtaCTTATGTATCACAGTTCAAAACTTAGTAATGTAGAAATGGGACAAACAGGGTGCGGCAGACACCTGACGGCTTTAGCCAAGGCCATCGAAAAGACAGCACACATTGTCATGTGCCACCCGCTAAAAGTCAACACAACACATGGGGTGGTGTCATTTCT from Hypomesus transpacificus isolate Combined female chromosome 23, fHypTra1, whole genome shotgun sequence encodes:
- the LOC124485126 gene encoding myosin tail region-interacting protein MTI1-like is translated as MASRPTTLKAVKDVMWRRLEATNSKKEIEEKRKTFEHLYLDWGRRGLILGNVMEVTLDDRKKITEFERQEMISKKNEWEKAGSHKIGGSKRAYEQAKLKHARATELIMMLTIPENQPITTHLPPKISEKRLYPDITEAITPTAPDAKETPKAPTAPPPYSSNNPFTQAPVFEVKSGKLELEVNGRRTDIPDDLTVEELTEMASILGERIIKTQATMMEQERREENESRERPAPASLNSQTRPRNYSQPDIPQRTGYEPDLNSSLCQSSIPRRTGYASHELDQDSLIEGEREEIPDEQRRVLEEKLERIEEEERYKRNQRKSRHEKTDSVIITGKEMEVDQRGMSARTRSHQAHKGGWSDNSQFQCPLLLDAGGAARYEPWSHRDMNELVTVLPPLSAGGAQWIRAFEKLTAQDRLAMGDIRAIILRLDGKVKVRTIDQKAKCEGDDDREPFNNARGRYWDAIRDIYPQEQSLAALESLEMEPGEKMHAFLRRAEDVWLEGTGERHDVTKGQLLFWKSAVVRALPKAVRDELEDVVGLTYKPVAEWTNYLIHYQKKHDKAEKELCLKDSDMNRQLLRGRVADRHDMANEKKKATKTQMIVEEPLFEQMAVEVRPKPPQPQYPLPQPQHPPPQPQYPLPQPQHPLPQPQYPLPQPQYPLPQIPPQPQYPLPQPQYPLPQIPPQPQYPRPQQPQPQYPQPQYQYPSAFPQNAPQYAYPTGGGRGGQRGACYTCGETTHFARECPQGQNKRGRGGYNKRGGGRGQITLNLQVPQPQQTQQPAGLPLLQPPNATQMPVATWTLDQWDGDQ